From Anaerohalosphaeraceae bacterium, the proteins below share one genomic window:
- a CDS encoding chemotaxis protein CheW, producing the protein MSENTGRTQTAGRGKLNETHLVLTFVLGSEQYAVPLLTVREIIGYVPAVPVPQSPAYLRGIINLRGRIIPVIDLRRKFQMPDGTLTQQTCIIVVEFTRGETAQAAGLLVDAVLEVLEVRPEQIEPPADMLQGSSFLDGLIKSDSAAKLLLNINRTLSEDRLSASIVQSAEQAA; encoded by the coding sequence ATGTCTGAAAACACAGGGCGAACACAAACGGCAGGCAGAGGGAAGCTGAACGAAACTCATCTGGTTTTAACCTTCGTTTTAGGCAGCGAACAATATGCTGTCCCGCTTCTGACGGTTCGGGAAATCATCGGATATGTACCGGCGGTCCCGGTCCCGCAATCTCCGGCTTATCTGCGAGGAATTATCAACCTGCGGGGACGCATCATTCCGGTTATCGACCTGCGCCGCAAATTCCAAATGCCCGACGGCACACTCACCCAGCAGACCTGCATCATCGTGGTTGAGTTCACCCGCGGTGAAACAGCCCAAGCCGCCGGACTTCTGGTCGATGCCGTCCTCGAAGTGCTCGAAGTCCGCCCCGAACAGATCGAACCGCCCGCCGATATGCTTCAGGGAAGTTCTTTCCTGGACGGTCTGATTAAATCAGATTCCGCCGCCAAACTTCTCCTGAATATTAATCGGACCTTATCAGAAGACCGCTTGTCCGCTTCGATCGTTCAGTCGGCCGAACAAGCGGCTTGA
- a CDS encoding bacteriohemerythrin, with amino-acid sequence MPLFQWNNSFSVGIPEMDRQHQRLVDLINQFYDALQLGRSKEIIQQTLRELVGYVNTHFSEEEALMRQIGYPALPAHQTKHQRLVAHVQKLFEDFQAGRPVNSLNLAEFLKNWLVTHIQKEDKQYGRFWTGGQTHTEQTIQEGDLCMFKKMKLGTKLILSFLLIAGMTLLLGLLGFYSTSQSSTAIEDIGAEAMPQVTAMNNIVYLAENIRGTLRTLSIPGASDELRQRQYSNYSTAIEDCKKTFAVYEALPSTPEEKAAWSQFLKSWDAWQNEIAKVLDLSHQIDKIGIADPVDMTRRIEQFTKDHYVVVNKVRTLLEDSKAVFDGGEDHAACNAGRFFSTYQTNSEEIKQIVSECRPYHQQFHKAVSDIKKLVQQNQIDQAREIFGSQMVPAMQEVFKDFDKMLVLTNKSRELYAQALEQTLGPVTTLQREAIDHLKDLLKKTEDKVTAQVQNAQSQAIFLKTFFLSAALVCVVLAVIAGILVTRAITRPIHQIIADLTTGAEQVSSA; translated from the coding sequence ATGCCTTTGTTTCAGTGGAACAATTCTTTTTCGGTCGGCATTCCGGAAATGGACCGCCAGCATCAGCGCCTGGTTGATTTAATCAACCAGTTTTATGATGCGCTTCAGCTCGGACGCAGCAAAGAGATTATTCAGCAAACGCTTCGCGAACTGGTTGGCTACGTTAACACCCACTTTTCAGAGGAAGAAGCCCTGATGCGGCAGATTGGCTACCCGGCCCTGCCGGCTCATCAAACCAAACATCAGCGCCTTGTGGCCCACGTCCAAAAACTCTTCGAAGATTTTCAGGCAGGCCGCCCTGTCAACTCTCTTAATCTGGCCGAGTTTCTCAAAAACTGGCTGGTTACCCATATCCAAAAGGAAGACAAACAGTACGGACGCTTCTGGACGGGGGGACAAACTCATACAGAACAAACAATACAGGAAGGAGATTTGTGTATGTTCAAAAAAATGAAACTGGGAACGAAATTGATTCTGTCCTTTTTGCTGATTGCCGGCATGACCCTTCTGCTCGGGCTGCTCGGCTTTTACAGCACCAGTCAAAGCAGCACGGCGATTGAAGACATCGGAGCCGAAGCCATGCCCCAGGTGACAGCTATGAACAACATAGTTTATCTGGCTGAAAATATCCGGGGGACGCTGCGGACCCTGAGCATTCCGGGAGCATCCGATGAACTTCGTCAGCGCCAGTACAGCAACTACAGCACCGCCATCGAAGACTGTAAAAAGACCTTTGCGGTCTATGAAGCCCTGCCATCTACTCCTGAAGAAAAGGCCGCCTGGAGCCAATTTCTGAAAAGCTGGGACGCCTGGCAGAACGAAATCGCCAAGGTGCTGGACCTGTCGCACCAGATTGACAAAATCGGCATTGCCGACCCGGTTGACATGACTCGCCGCATTGAGCAGTTTACCAAAGACCATTATGTGGTTGTTAACAAAGTGCGCACACTGCTGGAGGATTCCAAGGCCGTCTTTGACGGCGGCGAGGACCACGCCGCCTGCAATGCCGGCAGATTCTTCTCCACTTATCAGACAAACAGTGAGGAAATCAAACAGATTGTCTCAGAATGCCGGCCGTATCATCAGCAGTTCCATAAGGCCGTTTCCGACATCAAAAAACTGGTCCAGCAGAATCAGATTGACCAGGCCAGAGAGATTTTCGGCAGTCAAATGGTTCCGGCCATGCAGGAAGTCTTTAAGGATTTTGACAAGATGCTGGTCCTGACCAACAAAAGCCGCGAATTGTATGCTCAGGCCCTCGAGCAGACCCTCGGACCAGTCACTACACTCCAGAGAGAAGCCATCGACCACCTGAAAGACCTCCTGAAGAAAACCGAAGACAAGGTTACTGCTCAGGTTCAGAATGCTCAGTCTCAAGCAATCTTTCTGAAGACCTTCTTCCTCAGTGCCGCGCTGGTTTGCGTCGTCTTGGCTGTCATTGCAGGGATTCTTGTAACCCGGGCCATTACTCGGCCGATTCACCAGATTATTGCCGACCTGACCACCGGCGCTGAGCAGGTCTCCAGCGCCT